A DNA window from Mesoplasma coleopterae contains the following coding sequences:
- a CDS encoding ASCH domain-containing protein has translation MEQKIREYWEKFKLDTNADQDLNYKEDFCFGYDERTYKELLKLVLEGKKKATSSALFQYEKDNEEEPRVGDYAIVTDSLRNPKCIIKTTNVRYIKFNEMNYDICKLEGEDENLESWKEEHRRFFTSVFKRYNLNFTEDMDILFEEFEVVYR, from the coding sequence ATGGAACAAAAAATCAGAGAATATTGAGAGAAATTTAAACTTGATACAAATGCTGATCAAGATTTAAATTACAAAGAAGACTTTTGTTTTGGTTATGATGAAAGAACTTACAAAGAACTACTTAAATTAGTTCTAGAAGGAAAGAAAAAAGCTACTTCATCAGCACTTTTTCAATATGAAAAGGATAATGAAGAAGAACCAAGGGTAGGTGATTATGCAATAGTAACTGATTCATTGCGTAATCCAAAGTGCATCATTAAAACAACTAATGTAAGATATATAAAATTTAATGAAATGAATTATGATATTTGTAAACTAGAAGGTGAAGATGAAAATCTTGAATCTTGAAAAGAAGAACATAGAAGATTTTTTACAAGTGTTTTTAAAAGATATAATTTAAATTTCACAGAAGACATGGATATACTTTTTGAGGAATTTGAAGTTGTTTATAGATAA